TAAATTCTTAAGAAGACAACTCCTTTTGCACTTAAAGCTGGCCTTTTGATCAGCTGCATACGTGAACAAGGGGTTGGCTGCAAATCAATTGATTGGGAAAAGTAAATTGCGACAAATAAAGGAGTTGTGCACTACTTATTACTAATGGGCCTATTGCTCATTTGTAATCCGTACCGTGTCCCCTGCTCGTCTCCTGGCTATTTCTTTTCACTCAGACGAAGAGTGACTGCTGCAGCTGATGATTAGCTCCAGCCATAACCTGATGCCTCTTCCAGAACACCGATGGGGTACACAGTGCTTAGAATAGAAGATTTGTGGAATGCGCTAGGCATTTTTTATTTCTACACCACTCTGGGCCCACTAATAATCAGTTTCAAAGTATTGGGCAACCTCTTTAAAACGAACCAGTCCGCAGGATTTTGCTAAATAAAATACAGATGTTGTCAGGTCGGcagtgttacactgattaaaatcatacctggggtgaagaaatccgtcctgTGGTTCTTGtgcaatcagtgttagaagttttcagccaATGACATGCCTGTGCTCcagggtgggactgtaggcagagtcttatcttggtgttctaggccagagaaaccaaggaaaaacCTTCCCACAGGCCGCATGGAATCACAAACATGTTCCTCGTCATAGAGACAGAACAAAAAATAGACTATGCTTCAGGGCGGTCTGTGAGCAggtcttggtttctctggcttagagcaggaagataacactctgcctacagtcccgccccagaGTACAGGCATCTTATTAgccgaaaacttctaacactgattacacaagaaccacaagacggatttcttcaccccagataTAATTTTAATCAGTGAAAAAAagctgccaacctgacagtgtgtgtaggttacttagcaaaatcctgctgacaggtttgctttaaataaAAGATAGTCTATCCAGCAATTATCAAGCTTAAACTTGGGGACAAAGATAGATCAGAACCCATTCTGAAAATACCAACAAAGTTTGTACTTCTTGTCCAAGCAGACATTCATATGTGGAAAGAAGTGACATTCTGTGGGATCCATGAATATAGTTCCTCTGTTATTGCTTCTGGAAATACACTAATAATTTGATTACTTTTGTCTGACATTATCAGTACCGCTTTGATGAGGGAACTGTTAACACCAAGTtgtaaatttctacatttctaggaGGAAAAACAACAGAGGAACAGAACAACACAGagtactaataaaaaaaaaaaaaagctaaaacattttttttcatgggGTATTAAAGTATTACCTTTCTTATTTAGGAGAGTGTACATGCTCTCTTTAAAGAAACATGTTTTCTTTAACCCATTCCCACTGCAGCCAATTTCAGttttaacattttcattttttcctctcctttccaaaagccataactttttttattcttcCATCCTCATgccacatgagggcttgttttttgaaagACAaactgtacttttgaatgacatcaatcAATTTATCATGTGATGGACTTGAAAGcaagaaaaaagtccaaatggattgcaattgtaaaaaaaagtgctattccacatttgtttttgttttttttttatttaccaagttcactatatggtaaaactgacctggaaatATACCGTAATTCTACTGGTCAACACAATTGCACAAAATTTCAaaatttgtaaaaaagaaaaaattgtttgTGTCACAATTTTCAAAGACTTATAAGATATTCAATTTCTGGactaatttattatatattttgataGCTCAGACTTTTATGGGCGTAGCGATACCATATATGTGCAttttttaatttcttaatttttaatggggaaaaggtgggtgatttgaacttttgtgttttttattttttcatatttttaataaaaatgtttgcaCTTTCTATTGTACTTCTTAGTCTCCTTAGGAAATTGTAATCTGCAATCGCTTGATTGTTTGTACTATGCACAGCAATACCAGAGTattgctacagttaggtccatatatatttggtatATAGATGCAGCAGGTGGTATGATCCCAAAGTAGAATATCAAGTGTACGTAGtgggataaaatataacttttactgaTTATAATTAAAAACAGTccaaaaaaagtgcaaagtgcatacacCGACGAACAGACAAACATACATATACATGGATGTGTAGGTCTCGCTATCCAAGTCTGTTATATAGCATTAATTACCTCTGCACATCAAACTATTAGTTTCATCAGCATGTCAGATTGCCATATTAAGGATATACAGCGCAGATCCTACTGTAGGAACCTGTCCTTGGTAAGTTGCATGCAGGAAAAACAATTATCCTGATCCTTCAGGACAGATACCCTTTTGCACCACAGACAAAATGTGTGTTTGTCTGTTCGTCGgtgtatgcactttgcactttttttggACTGTTTTTAATTATAAtcagtaaaagttatattttatcccactacacacaccatatatatttggacagagacatttttctaattttggttatagacattaccgcaatgaattttaaacaatacaattcagatgcagttgaagttcagactttcagctttcatttgagggtatccacattaaaattggatgaagggtttaggagtttcagcttcttaacatgtgcctccCTGTTTTTacaggaaccaaaagtaattggacagattcaataattttaaataaaatgttcatttttagtacttggttgaaaaccctttgatggcaaggactgcctgaagtcttgaactcatggacatcacgagacgctgtgttttctccttttggatgctctgccaggccttcactgcggtgattttcagttgctgtttgtttttgggcctttcggtctgaagtttagtctttaacaagtgaaatgcatgctcaattgggttgagatcaggtgactgacttggccattctagaatattccacttctttgctttaataaactcctgggttgctttggctttatgttttgggtcattgtccatctgtatgaaacaacgaccaatcagtttggctgcaattggctggatctgagcacacagtatggctctgaatacctcagaattcattcggcttcttctgtcctgtgtcacatcatcaataaacactagtgacccagagccactggcagccatgcatgcccaagccatcacactgcctccgccgtgttttacagatgatgtggtatgctttggatcatgagctgtaccacgccttcgccatacttttctctttccatcattctggtagaggttgatcttggtttcatctgtccaaagaatgttcttccagaactgtgctggcttttttagatgtttttttagcaaagtccagtctagcctttttattcttgatgcttattagTGGCTTGCAGCGTGCAGTgagccctctgtatttactttcatgcagtcttctctttttggtagatttggatattgatacccctacctcctggagagtgttgttcacttggttggctgttgtgtaggggtttctcttcacaatggatattattctgcgatcatccacccctgttgtcttccgtgggcgcccaggtctttttgcattgatgagttcactagtgctttctttctttctcaggatgtagcaaactgtagattttgccactcctaatattgtagcaatttctcggatgggttttttctgttttcgcagcttaagaatggcttgttttacctgcatggagagctcctttgttcgcatgtttacttcacagcaaaaccttccaaatacaagcaccacacctcaaatcaactccaggccttttatctgcttaattgagaatgacataacgaagggattgcccacacctgtccatgaaatagccttggagtcaattgtccaattactttgggtcccttttaaaaacagggtggcacgttaaggagctgaaactcctaaaccctccatccaattttaatgtggataccctcaaatgaaagctgaaagtctgaagttcaactgcatctgaattgttttgtttaaaattcattgtggtaatgtctgtaaccaaaattagaaaaaatttctctgtctaaatatatatggacctaactgtatgtatagagAAAATATGGTCTCCTAATAATGCCAGCTACAGGGACATGGGTCTTCAGCAAGCaatggctgtcatggcaacccatcggtgCCTCGCAATCTGAATTACAGGTTAATGATTTGCTTCACCCATGGCTGTTAGAAGCAGATGATGGCTCAATAACACAATCATCATCTGTCAGGaaagctgagcccacatcaaagtcaaggACCCGGCATGTGAtgtaactgtatgtcatatgtcaggaaggggttaaagattgaaCCCTCTTTTCTTGAATTTCTAATGCTTTAATTGGTTGTTGGTTCCACACAAGGTAAAAGTTATCACTATCTGCATCAGATTTGTACAATTACCTACTCAAATTCTATTATGTACATAACATTGTAAAAGCAATGAAACATATATTCAATCTCCATAGTAAACAAATGAAGACTTTAGTTACTATGTTGTAAATAAGTTGTAAGTTTATAAGTCCTTATACATAAAACGTTTGACATTTATTAATCGTACCATTTTTAAATATCTTAGCATAAAGCATAATTCTGAATAGTAAGTAAAGAAACTTCAATTGGCCTTTATTTAATATTTAGCAAAATATAGCCACAGAAATAACTGATTAATCATCTTTTATTGACTGAATGATCGACAAATCTAAGAACAAAGAATAATGAATAAAGTACACTATTTGTAGCTGCTGCAGTATTTGTACATGTTGAAACACATAAAAtgtcattttaagattttttttcttggaataattaaaaaaaatgcattttaccactttttttgttcTTAGAAAGCTACTCGAGGGAGAAGAATGTCGTATTGGAACTAGTTTTGACTATTTTCCATTTGATGCAAGAAGTATAAGGATACCAAGCACACCAAAGCATATTAAGgtgaaaaaggaagaaaaaataaaGATTGTGGAAAAGTCAGACAAAGAAACAGTAATTGTAGAGAAACAGACAGAAGAAACTCATGTGACTGAAGAAGTGACAGAGGAAGAAGTAATCACATCTCCAATAGAGGAGCCTGAAGAAGATGAAGATGGAAAGACACCTGAAGAGTTGGCAGAAGAAAAAGCAGAAACTGATGTAACAGAAGAGGAAGAATTAGAAGATAAGGAAGAAGATAGAGAAGAAAATGGAGAAAATGAGGTTAAGGAAAGTACTAAAGATGAAGAAAAAGAAGTAGACAGTAAGCCAGGAAAGGAAGAAGAAAATCATATATCAGACAAAGGGGGTGAAATAAAGGTAAAAGATAAGGATGTCACCAAGAAACAAGAGGATAAATCTGCAGATAGAGAACAAGGAAAGTCCGGAAAGATTGACAATGAAGAGCTAAAAAAGAAACAAGACAAAAACAAACCAATCAAAAATCAAGAAGAGGATGCCAAAGAAAAAGCTGGAGCAGCAAAAAAAGAGAAAGATGGACAAACGGAAAGAGATGAAAAACCATCTAAGAAAACTGTAAAAATTGAACCGAAAGATGAAACGCCTAAAAATGAACAAAAGACAGCAGGCAAGGAGGAGGAAAAAAAGGTAGTTAGCCATGAAGAAAAAACGGACAGTAATAAAAAAGAAGATAAAACAAAGCAAGATTCTGGAAAAATAGAAGATAAGCAAACAGTCATCAAGAATGAAGGGAAGGGAGAGGATAAGGAAGAAGAACATGCAAAGTCAACGAAAAAGGGAGAGCATTCTAAAGCAGAAGAAAAAAAAGCTGAATCCAAAACTCAAGATAGTGATATTTTTAAGGAAGAAAATAAAAAGCCAGCTAGTAAAGAAGATGCTAAAACAGTACAGAAACCCAGCAGGGAAGATCAAACTaaggaaaaagaagaaaaaccTGATAAAGGAGGAGACAAAATTAAAAGTGTAAAGGAAGATGAAAAGCCAGCAAAGGGAAAGAAACCATCCAAGGCAGAAGAAAAGCAGCAAGATAAGGAAGAAGAAAGAAAGCAAACCAAAGATGATGAGAAAAAAAAGGAGCCTATGAATGAAGAAGTGAAAGCTCCACCTACAGAAGAGAAGAAACCAACTAAGGTTGAAGAAAAGCAACCAATTAAGGAGGAAGAAAAGAAGCCATCAAAGGAGGAGAAAAAAACACCTGAGGTTGAGGAAAAGCAAAAAGTAAGGGAAGAGGAAAAGAAACCAACTAAAGTGGATGAGAAGATACCGCATAAGGTTGAGGAAAAGCCtaaagaaaaagaagaggaaaagaaACCAACTAAGGTGGAGGAGCAAAAAACATCTAAGTTTGAGGAAAAGCCAAAAGTAAAAGAAGAGGAAAAGAAACCACCTACGGTTGAGGATAAGCAAAAAGTAAAAGAAGAGGAAAAGAAACCAACTCTAGTGGAGAAGAAACCACCTAGGGTGGAGGAAAAGCCAaaagtaaaagaagaaaaaaaaacacctgaggttgaagaaaaaacaaaagtaaaaGAGGAGGAAAAGAAACCAACTAAAGTGGAAGAAAAGAAAATTCCTAAGGCTGACGAAAAGTCAAAAGTAAAAGAAGAGGAAAAGAAACCAACTAAAGTAGAGGAGATGAAACCACCTAAGGCTGATGAAAAGCCAGAAataaaagaagagaaaaagaaaccAACTAAAGTGGAGGAGAAGAAACCACCTATGGTCGAGGAAAAGCCAAAAGGAAAAGAGGATGAGAAGGAGCCAGTTAAAGAGGAGGCAAAGAAGGAAAAAGAACCTGTGAAAGAAAAAAAGGTTGAAAAGCAGCCAGTGAAAGAGGAGGAACAGAAGCCATCTAAGGTTGAGGAGAAGAAACCAGCTCAAGTTAAGGAAAAGCAGCCACTAAAGGAAGAGGAAAAGAAGCCAGCTAAGGCAGAAGTAAAGCAGCAAGATATAGAAGCGAAAGCTAAACCAACtaaagaagaagataaaaaaaaacaggtaGAAAAGAAGCCTTCCAAAGAAGAAGAGAAGAAACCAGCTAATAAAGAGGAAAAACAGAAGGTAAAGGAAGAGGAAAAGAAAACCCCTAAAGAAGAGGACAAAAAAATGACTAAGAAGGAGGAGAAACAACCAGTAAAGGGAGAAGAAAATAAGACAAGCACTGAAGTGAAGCAGCCAGTGAAGGAAGAGGAAAAGTCTGttaaaacagaaaacaaaacaacTAAGGTAGAAGAAAAGCAACCTGTGAAAGAGGATAAAAAAATATCTAAAACAGATGAAAAACTTCCAGTTAACACAGAAGACAAGCAGCCAATTAAGGAACAGAAGCAACCAAATGAAGATGAACATAAATCAACTAAGGAAACAGTTAAGGAAGATGGAAAAAAGTCatcaaagacagaagagaagaaacCAACTAAGGCAGAGAAAAAACCAGAGGAAAAACAGTCTGCTAAGGAACATGACACAAAAGAATCCAAATTAGAGGAGAAGAAGCTGAGCAAGGAAGCAGAAAAGCAGCTA
This region of Ranitomeya imitator isolate aRanImi1 chromosome 1, aRanImi1.pri, whole genome shotgun sequence genomic DNA includes:
- the NEFH gene encoding neurofilament heavy polypeptide, encoding MLSFGMDRSVGPVTYRRPADGYLRSSSVSLTHSGSSSFQSQTRSRRSAPSYSESPEPPNGPRDEREALQGLNERFAGYIDKVRRLEEQNQSLQQEAAALRKQQAGISAIGQLYQREIKDIRNQLLKINSENIQEQLEANRLNEDIDLLRLKTQEEERMKEESVSAERALRQYLQDCTLESEQIGRKVQALQDEVSHLCKSHQEDVDEMLRQIQGSQVSTQQFGEMPGVDLASALKEIRAQLEGHIGRNNMQTQDWFQVQLEKLNEASNVNTQAIRSASDEITSYRHQLQSKITQLEVLKGSQQSLERQCMDLEDRHQAELTSYQETLHQLENELRNTKWEMAAQIREYQDLLNVKMALDIEIAAYRKLLEGEECRIGTSFDYFPFDARSIRIPSTPKHIKVKKEEKIKIVEKSDKETVIVEKQTEETHVTEEVTEEEVITSPIEEPEEDEDGKTPEELAEEKAETDVTEEEELEDKEEDREENGENEVKESTKDEEKEVDSKPGKEEENHISDKGGEIKVKDKDVTKKQEDKSADREQGKSGKIDNEELKKKQDKNKPIKNQEEDAKEKAGAAKKEKDGQTERDEKPSKKTVKIEPKDETPKNEQKTAGKEEEKKVVSHEEKTDSNKKEDKTKQDSGKIEDKQTVIKNEGKGEDKEEEHAKSTKKGEHSKAEEKKAESKTQDSDIFKEENKKPASKEDAKTVQKPSREDQTKEKEEKPDKGGDKIKSVKEDEKPAKGKKPSKAEEKQQDKEEERKQTKDDEKKKEPMNEEVKAPPTEEKKPTKVEEKQPIKEEEKKPSKEEKKTPEVEEKQKVREEEKKPTKVDEKIPHKVEEKPKEKEEEKKPTKVEEQKTSKFEEKPKVKEEEKKPPTVEDKQKVKEEEKKPTLVEKKPPRVEEKPKVKEEKKTPEVEEKTKVKEEEKKPTKVEEKKIPKADEKSKVKEEEKKPTKVEEMKPPKADEKPEIKEEKKKPTKVEEKKPPMVEEKPKGKEDEKEPVKEEAKKEKEPVKEKKVEKQPVKEEEQKPSKVEEKKPAQVKEKQPLKEEEKKPAKAEVKQQDIEAKAKPTKEEDKKKQVEKKPSKEEEKKPANKEEKQKVKEEEKKTPKEEDKKMTKKEEKQPVKGEENKTSTEVKQPVKEEEKSVKTENKTTKVEEKQPVKEDKKISKTDEKLPVNTEDKQPIKEQKQPNEDEHKSTKETVKEDGKKSSKTEEKKPTKAEKKPEEKQSAKEHDTKESKLEEKKLSKEAEKQLVKEENGPVKAEEKVKKTSEVKTDQTPKKVKTPETEKPTKEMKEKGDSPKLPKKVIDTSTTKQSSGGVTQGTKTKPEKSEKSSGTDQIASEPSQEAKKSEK